The following are from one region of the Paracoccus sp. S3-43 genome:
- a CDS encoding ABC transporter substrate-binding protein — MPLRGWALDADQARSLIDTALGEVYQVINSGRPPAQMYREFEAIFARYADVAVIARSALGPAARQADPRALAAYTQAFQGYIGRKYGKRFREFIGSKIEVTGARPLKSFFAVTSVAYLNGRAPMEVEWHVSNKSGRDKFFNIIIEGVNMLASERAEMAAMLTARRGDLAALTADLQQAG, encoded by the coding sequence ATGCCCCTGCGCGGCTGGGCGCTTGACGCGGACCAGGCCCGGTCGCTGATCGACACCGCCCTGGGCGAGGTCTACCAGGTCATCAATTCCGGCCGCCCGCCCGCGCAGATGTATCGCGAATTCGAGGCGATCTTCGCGCGCTATGCCGATGTGGCGGTGATCGCGCGCTCTGCCCTGGGCCCCGCCGCGCGGCAGGCCGACCCCCGTGCCCTGGCCGCCTATACCCAGGCGTTCCAGGGCTATATCGGCCGCAAATACGGCAAGCGGTTCCGCGAGTTCATCGGCTCGAAGATCGAGGTGACCGGCGCGCGGCCGCTGAAAAGCTTCTTCGCCGTGACCTCGGTCGCCTATCTGAACGGCCGCGCGCCCATGGAGGTCGAATGGCATGTGTCGAACAAGTCGGGCCGCGACAAGTTCTTCAACATCATCATCGAGGGCGTGAACATGCTGGCCAGCGAACGCGCCGAGATGGCGGCGATGCTGACCGCAAGGCGCGGCGATCTGGCGGCGCTGACGGCGGATTTGCAGCAGGCGGGCTAG
- a CDS encoding ammonium transporter, with amino-acid sequence MTRAAPFIAGAAMLIAAPTFAQDAVVAVQAAVPVPDKGDTTWMLISAILVMMMTLPGLALFYGGLVRAKNMLSVLMQVLTVFSLMVILWVAFGYSLAFTGAGTAEDVTFFTPYIGGLSKMFLSGVTTASNIEGFSAGVVIPELSFVVFQMAFACIASALIVGATAERLKFSAVLLFIVIWFFFSYLPMAHMVWWWGGPSAYDAPSGLLFGHGALDFAGGTVIHINAGVAGLVAAMVAGPRIGYRKELLAPHNLTFTLVGGCLLWIGWFGFNAGSNLEANGLTALAMINTAVATAAGVLAWSFGEWAFRGHPSLLGGISGAIAGLVGITPAAGFVGPMGAIAIGLVAGLLCMWFVISVKPRMGIDDSLDVFGIHGIGGIVGAILTGVFAAPSLGGTGVFDYGANAVADFSMGGQVYAQTLGVVIAIVWSGVVSFVAIHIVKALIGLRVTVNDERQGLDITTHGENAYN; translated from the coding sequence ATGACAAGGGCTGCTCCGTTTATTGCCGGTGCCGCGATGCTGATCGCCGCGCCCACATTCGCGCAGGATGCCGTGGTCGCGGTTCAGGCCGCCGTGCCGGTCCCGGACAAGGGCGATACGACCTGGATGCTGATCTCGGCCATCCTGGTGATGATGATGACGCTGCCGGGGCTGGCGCTGTTCTATGGCGGCCTCGTGCGGGCCAAGAACATGCTGTCGGTCCTGATGCAGGTGCTGACCGTGTTCAGCCTGATGGTGATCCTGTGGGTGGCCTTCGGATATTCGCTGGCCTTCACCGGCGCAGGCACGGCCGAGGACGTGACCTTCTTTACCCCCTATATCGGCGGGTTGTCCAAGATGTTCCTGTCGGGCGTCACCACTGCGTCCAACATCGAAGGTTTCAGCGCGGGCGTGGTGATCCCGGAACTGTCCTTTGTCGTCTTCCAGATGGCCTTCGCCTGCATCGCATCCGCGCTGATCGTGGGGGCTACGGCGGAACGTCTGAAATTCAGCGCGGTCCTTCTGTTCATCGTGATCTGGTTCTTCTTTTCCTATCTGCCGATGGCCCACATGGTCTGGTGGTGGGGCGGTCCGTCTGCCTATGACGCGCCCTCGGGCCTGCTGTTCGGCCATGGCGCCCTGGATTTCGCGGGCGGCACCGTCATCCACATCAACGCGGGCGTGGCGGGCCTTGTCGCCGCGATGGTCGCCGGTCCCCGCATCGGCTATCGCAAGGAACTGCTGGCGCCCCACAACCTGACCTTCACCCTGGTGGGCGGCTGCCTGCTGTGGATCGGCTGGTTCGGCTTCAACGCCGGGTCCAACCTCGAGGCCAACGGCCTGACCGCGCTGGCGATGATCAACACGGCGGTGGCGACGGCGGCGGGCGTGCTGGCCTGGTCCTTCGGCGAATGGGCGTTCCGCGGCCATCCCAGCCTGCTGGGCGGGATTTCCGGCGCCATCGCCGGGCTGGTGGGCATCACGCCCGCGGCGGGCTTCGTCGGCCCGATGGGCGCCATCGCCATCGGCCTGGTGGCGGGCCTGCTGTGCATGTGGTTCGTCATCAGCGTGAAGCCGCGCATGGGCATCGACGACAGCCTGGACGTGTTCGGCATCCACGGCATCGGCGGCATCGTCGGCGCGATCCTGACGGGCGTCTTCGCCGCGCCCTCGCTGGGCGGCACGGGCGTCTTCGATTACGGCGCGAATGCCGTGGCCGACTTCTCGATGGGCGGGCAGGTCTATGCCCAGACCCTGGGCGTGGTGATCGCGATCGTCTGGTCGGGCGTGGTGTCCTTCGTGGCCATCCACATCGTCAAGGCGCTGATCGGGCTGCGCGTCACTGTCAATGACGAACGCCAGGGCCTGGACATCACCACCCACGGCGAGAACGCCTATAACTGA
- a CDS encoding transglycosylase domain-containing protein: protein MKRPTGTPKRTGRSPVADKRTAPAEPKSPVRRHKAPVRRGNVVVRTVAGTVGLIWRIVWGSMWRLAMVMALIVGGATAYFYAGLPQPEALFDARARGSVTMLDADGKVFAWRGETYGAVTSDKIAPVLKEAVISTEDRRFYRHFGVSPRGIASAVKINLAEGRGPLEGNGGSTITQQVAKLLCLGETFDPIRWKNEAAFEQDCRGGGIWRKIKEVPFAFALEAKYSKDEILSIYMNRSYMGGGSRGFEAASQRYFNKHASEVSAAESAMLAGLLQAPSYFAPTANLQRSRERASVVLGLMGEEGYLTPEEVAQSRANPARLSQAAEARAGGYFADWVMESGPGFLTSETTEDVTIRTTFDPRIQTAAERALKRIFDEKVSDNSKAEAAVVVMSADGAVRAIIGGRDSIVNGAFNRAVQAKRQTGSSFKPFVYAAALEAGYGPGDRVEDGPLTIRIPGGKPWSPQNYTRRYYGNVTLTTALKQSLNTATIRLQETVGRSEVRRIAHDFGIVSNLTTSPSLGLGASEATLMELTGAYAGIRNGGTSVAPYGLVELRIAGDDQPLMGQSGGMGARVISQRAAGQLIYMMQQVIDSGTGGRAKMGSRPVAGKTGTTSSYRDAWFVGFSEQYVVGVWMGYDDNTPLKGVTGGGLPAEIWQAVMTDIHEGLPELPLSTVSPDGSGILLSNDGAPRVVTSGSADDPLAAALAGAVNSANPAPGVPTPVTAPQTPGDSSTASSDDALSRALNGILGGN from the coding sequence ATGAAACGACCGACCGGCACCCCGAAGCGCACGGGCCGCAGCCCTGTTGCCGACAAACGCACGGCCCCGGCCGAGCCGAAATCCCCCGTGCGCCGCCACAAGGCCCCGGTCCGGCGCGGCAATGTCGTGGTGCGCACCGTCGCCGGGACAGTCGGCCTGATCTGGCGCATCGTCTGGGGGTCGATGTGGCGGCTGGCGATGGTGATGGCCCTGATCGTCGGCGGCGCCACCGCCTATTTCTATGCCGGCCTGCCCCAGCCCGAGGCCCTGTTCGACGCCCGCGCGCGCGGCTCCGTCACCATGCTGGACGCCGATGGCAAGGTCTTCGCCTGGCGGGGCGAGACCTATGGCGCCGTCACCAGCGACAAGATCGCCCCGGTCCTGAAAGAGGCCGTGATCTCGACCGAGGACCGCCGCTTCTACCGCCATTTCGGCGTCAGCCCGCGCGGCATCGCCAGCGCCGTCAAGATCAACCTGGCCGAGGGGCGCGGCCCGCTGGAAGGCAACGGCGGATCGACCATCACCCAGCAGGTCGCCAAGCTGCTGTGCCTGGGCGAGACCTTCGATCCGATCCGCTGGAAGAACGAGGCGGCCTTCGAACAGGACTGCCGTGGCGGCGGCATCTGGCGCAAGATCAAGGAAGTGCCCTTCGCCTTCGCGCTTGAGGCGAAGTATTCCAAGGACGAAATCCTCAGCATCTACATGAACCGGTCCTATATGGGCGGCGGTTCGCGCGGGTTCGAGGCCGCAAGCCAGCGCTATTTCAACAAGCACGCGTCCGAGGTGAGCGCGGCCGAATCGGCGATGCTGGCGGGCCTGCTGCAAGCGCCCAGCTATTTCGCGCCGACCGCGAACCTGCAACGCAGCCGCGAACGGGCCAGCGTGGTCCTGGGCCTGATGGGCGAGGAAGGCTATCTGACCCCCGAAGAGGTCGCCCAGTCCCGCGCCAATCCCGCCCGGCTGTCGCAGGCCGCCGAGGCGCGGGCGGGCGGATATTTCGCCGACTGGGTAATGGAATCCGGCCCCGGCTTCCTGACCAGCGAGACGACCGAGGACGTGACGATCCGCACCACCTTCGACCCGCGCATCCAGACGGCGGCGGAACGCGCCCTGAAGCGGATCTTCGACGAAAAGGTCAGCGACAATTCCAAGGCCGAGGCCGCCGTGGTGGTGATGTCCGCCGATGGCGCGGTGCGCGCCATCATCGGCGGGCGCGACAGCATCGTGAACGGCGCCTTCAACCGCGCCGTCCAAGCCAAGCGCCAGACCGGATCGTCCTTCAAGCCCTTCGTCTATGCCGCCGCGCTGGAGGCGGGCTATGGCCCCGGCGACCGGGTCGAGGACGGGCCGCTGACCATCCGCATCCCCGGCGGCAAGCCCTGGTCGCCCCAGAACTATACCCGCCGCTATTACGGCAACGTCACGCTGACCACCGCGCTGAAACAGTCGCTGAACACCGCCACGATCCGGTTGCAGGAAACCGTCGGCCGGTCCGAGGTCCGCCGCATCGCCCATGACTTCGGCATCGTCAGCAACCTGACCACCAGTCCCTCGCTGGGCCTGGGCGCGTCCGAGGCCACGCTGATGGAACTGACCGGCGCCTATGCGGGCATCCGCAACGGCGGCACCTCGGTCGCGCCCTATGGGCTGGTCGAGTTGCGCATCGCGGGCGACGACCAGCCGCTGATGGGTCAGTCGGGCGGCATGGGCGCGCGGGTCATCAGCCAGCGGGCGGCGGGGCAGTTGATCTACATGATGCAGCAGGTGATCGACAGCGGCACGGGCGGGCGCGCCAAGATGGGCTCGCGCCCGGTGGCGGGCAAGACCGGCACCACCAGCAGCTATCGCGACGCCTGGTTCGTGGGCTTTTCCGAACAATATGTGGTGGGCGTCTGGATGGGCTATGACGACAACACCCCGCTGAAGGGCGTCACCGGCGGCGGGTTGCCCGCCGAGATCTGGCAGGCGGTCATGACCGACATCCACGAGGGGTTGCCGGAACTGCCGCTCTCCACGGTGTCGCCGGACGGCAGCGGCATCCTGCTGTCGAACGATGGCGCGCCGCGCGTCGTGACCTCGGGGTCGGCGGATGACCCGCTGGCGGCGGCCTTGGCGGGGGCGGTGAACAGCGCCAATCCGGCCCCCGGCGTTCCGACCCCGGTGACGGCGCCGCAGACGCCGGGCGACAGCAGCACAGCGAGTTCGGATGACGCGCTGAGCCGGGCACTGAACGGGATCCTGGGCGGGAATTGA
- a CDS encoding HlyD family type I secretion periplasmic adaptor subunit: MAPPDPSRWSVRGALLTGLISIVVLLGGFTAWAMQSRIAGAVVASGQVEVEQQRQVVQHPDGGVVEEILVKDGQTVEAGQPLIRLDGSLLRTEHAIVEGQYFEILARRGRLEAERGDAETMQIPDELLEAAEGNADLQTLIEGQRSLFETRRDTLRQSVEQLEKQSEQVRQQVDGIDAQIVALDRQRELIGEELEDQQSLLDRGLAQASRVLALEREAASLDGRLGELKASRASAETRQTELDIQRLRLGAERREEAETELRDLGYRELELAERRRGLTEQINRLDIRAPAAGVIYDLQVTTPRSVIRPADPVLYVIPQDRPLVVSARLATINVDEVQVGQPVVLRFSAFSSRTTPEIDGMLGRVSADALIDEATHQPYYRAEVTIPADQLAKLGDLALIPGMPVEVYIQTGERSPMAYLVKPLTDYFNRAFRES; this comes from the coding sequence ATCGCACCGCCCGACCCGTCCCGCTGGTCGGTGCGCGGCGCCCTGCTGACCGGGCTGATCTCGATCGTGGTGCTGCTGGGCGGCTTTACCGCCTGGGCGATGCAAAGCCGCATCGCGGGCGCCGTCGTGGCCTCTGGCCAGGTCGAGGTCGAGCAGCAGCGCCAGGTCGTCCAGCATCCCGACGGCGGCGTGGTCGAGGAGATCCTGGTCAAGGACGGCCAGACGGTCGAGGCGGGCCAGCCGCTGATCCGCCTGGACGGCAGCCTGCTGCGCACCGAACATGCCATCGTCGAAGGCCAGTATTTCGAGATCCTGGCCCGGCGCGGCCGGCTCGAGGCCGAACGCGGCGACGCCGAAACCATGCAGATCCCCGACGAATTGCTGGAGGCGGCGGAAGGCAATGCCGATCTGCAAACCCTGATCGAGGGACAGCGCAGCCTGTTCGAAACCCGCCGCGACACCCTGCGCCAGTCGGTTGAACAATTGGAGAAACAGTCCGAACAGGTCCGCCAGCAGGTCGACGGCATCGACGCGCAGATCGTGGCGCTGGACCGGCAGCGCGAACTGATCGGCGAGGAGCTGGAGGACCAGCAATCCCTGCTGGATCGCGGCCTGGCCCAAGCGTCCCGCGTGCTGGCGCTGGAGCGCGAGGCAGCCAGCCTGGACGGCCGGTTGGGCGAGTTGAAGGCCAGCCGGGCCTCGGCCGAGACGCGCCAGACCGAACTGGACATCCAGCGGCTGCGCCTGGGCGCCGAACGCCGCGAGGAGGCTGAAACCGAGTTGCGCGACCTGGGCTATCGCGAACTGGAACTGGCCGAACGCCGCCGGGGCCTGACGGAACAGATCAACCGTCTGGACATCCGCGCGCCCGCGGCGGGCGTGATCTACGACCTGCAGGTGACGACCCCCCGCTCGGTGATCCGGCCCGCCGACCCGGTGCTGTATGTCATCCCGCAGGACCGCCCGCTGGTGGTCAGCGCGCGCCTGGCGACGATCAACGTGGACGAGGTGCAGGTGGGCCAGCCGGTGGTGCTGCGATTCTCGGCCTTTTCGTCGCGCACGACGCCGGAAATCGACGGCATGCTGGGCCGCGTGTCAGCCGATGCGCTGATCGACGAGGCGACGCACCAGCCCTATTACCGGGCCGAGGTGACGATCCCCGCCGACCAGTTGGCCAAGCTGGGCGACCTGGCGCTGATTCCCGGCATGCCGGTCGAGGTCTATATCCAGACCGGCGAGCGCAGCCCGATGGCCTATCTGGTGAAGCCGCTGACGGATTACTTCAACCGGGCGTTCCGGGAAAGCTGA
- a CDS encoding inositol monophosphatase family protein, which produces MTELDNLVATALDLAEMAADIAARTWRSDLAVSYKPDGSSLTEADLSIEALWRERIRQRFPSHGILGEEYGAEAGRSAFTWVLDPIDGTRQFGAGLLNYASLISVCRDGHPVLGIIDLPMPGARYLAAEGRGTSFGNRLVRSGGQHDLSKAVISLANPDSFRGDCAAGYQTLRRSGRIRVFDGGAAAYGALSRGLIDVCLNGNDLDAYDICALCPVVQEAGGTISDWTGQPLSLSSRGAIVACGSSGLHAAVLEQLSMPA; this is translated from the coding sequence ATGACCGAACTGGATAACCTCGTGGCGACGGCGCTGGATCTCGCCGAGATGGCGGCTGACATCGCGGCACGCACATGGCGCAGCGACCTGGCCGTCAGCTACAAGCCGGACGGCTCATCCCTCACCGAAGCCGATCTCTCCATCGAGGCGCTGTGGCGCGAACGGATACGGCAACGGTTTCCCTCTCATGGCATTCTGGGCGAGGAATACGGCGCTGAGGCGGGGCGCAGCGCCTTCACCTGGGTGCTCGATCCCATCGACGGCACGCGCCAGTTCGGGGCGGGATTGCTGAACTACGCATCCCTGATCAGCGTCTGCCGGGATGGCCATCCGGTTCTGGGGATCATTGACCTGCCGATGCCGGGCGCACGTTACCTCGCGGCAGAGGGGCGGGGCACCAGCTTCGGCAATCGTCTTGTCCGCAGCGGCGGCCAGCATGACCTGTCGAAGGCGGTCATCAGCCTCGCGAACCCGGACAGTTTCAGGGGGGACTGCGCCGCAGGATACCAGACCCTGCGCAGAAGCGGGCGTATAAGGGTGTTCGATGGCGGCGCTGCGGCCTACGGCGCGCTGTCTCGGGGACTGATAGACGTTTGCCTGAACGGCAATGACCTGGACGCCTATGATATCTGTGCCCTGTGCCCGGTGGTGCAGGAAGCGGGCGGCACGATATCCGACTGGACGGGCCAGCCTCTGTCCCTGTCGTCACGCGGGGCGATCGTTGCCTGTGGCTCGTCCGGCCTCCATGCGGCAGTTCTGGAGCAATTGTCCATGCCGGCATGA
- a CDS encoding type I secretion system permease/ATPase, translating into MSKSPAFQDGAKELRQARTAGLPLFAAVALFSAVVNLLMLTGPLFMLQVYDRVLASRSVETLTALFVLVVFLFMLMGFVDFIRARVMQRIAARFQDRMEGRVFTAALREGAISGDESAAAASGMRDLDSVQRLIASPVLLAVFDLPWAPLFLAAVYVFHPLLGAVATIGGAILVVCTLANRTLTKTPLQQSNIASAQAQRMADLYRDEGEVIGALGMRSATYARWRKARAEAQEQAVKGADLSSGFTVFSKSFRLFLQSAMLAAGAWLVLQQAITPGAMIASSIMMGRALAPVEQLVGGWPMVQAAQDAWERLARLLSRQPAQTAHTPLPRPEAVLEVRQLSVAPPGQNVAIVRGVSFAVAPGQALGVIGPSGAGKSTLARALIGAWPVGAGSIRLGGATLDQYDPDVLGNMIGYLPQQVTLFDGTIAENIARLSPDMDPARVVRAAQAAAAHQMILDLPQGYDTRISQATGRLSGGQIQRVGLARALYPDPVMLVLDEPNSNLDNEGSMALNAAIRRIKAQNGCVIIMAHRPAAINECDLLLVMEQGIRRAFGPRDKVLQEMVQNSAQILKSQETGRAGGVA; encoded by the coding sequence ATGAGCAAATCGCCCGCTTTCCAGGACGGCGCCAAGGAATTGCGCCAGGCACGCACCGCGGGTCTGCCCCTGTTCGCAGCCGTCGCGCTGTTTTCAGCGGTCGTGAACCTGCTGATGCTGACCGGACCGCTGTTCATGTTGCAGGTCTATGACCGGGTGCTGGCATCGCGGTCGGTCGAAACGCTGACCGCGCTGTTCGTGCTGGTGGTATTCCTGTTCATGCTGATGGGGTTCGTGGACTTCATCCGCGCCCGCGTGATGCAGCGGATCGCCGCCCGCTTTCAGGACCGGATGGAGGGGCGGGTGTTCACCGCCGCGCTGCGCGAAGGCGCGATCTCGGGCGACGAATCGGCGGCGGCGGCCAGCGGGATGCGCGATCTCGATTCGGTTCAGCGGCTGATCGCCTCGCCGGTGCTGCTGGCGGTTTTCGACCTGCCCTGGGCGCCGCTGTTCCTGGCGGCGGTCTATGTCTTCCATCCGCTGCTGGGGGCCGTGGCGACCATCGGCGGGGCGATCCTGGTGGTCTGCACCCTGGCCAACCGGACGCTGACCAAGACACCCTTGCAGCAATCCAACATCGCCTCTGCGCAGGCGCAGCGCATGGCGGACCTGTATCGGGACGAGGGCGAGGTGATCGGCGCCCTGGGAATGCGCAGCGCCACCTATGCCCGCTGGCGCAAGGCCCGAGCCGAGGCGCAGGAACAGGCCGTGAAGGGCGCCGACCTCTCGTCGGGCTTCACGGTCTTTTCGAAAAGCTTCCGGCTGTTTCTGCAAAGCGCGATGCTGGCCGCCGGCGCCTGGCTGGTTCTGCAACAGGCGATCACGCCGGGCGCGATGATCGCCAGTTCGATCATGATGGGCCGGGCGCTTGCGCCGGTCGAGCAGCTGGTCGGCGGCTGGCCGATGGTGCAGGCGGCCCAGGACGCCTGGGAACGGCTGGCCCGGCTGCTGTCGCGCCAGCCCGCGCAGACGGCCCATACCCCCCTGCCCCGCCCCGAGGCGGTGCTGGAGGTGCGGCAGCTTTCGGTGGCGCCTCCGGGCCAGAATGTCGCGATCGTGCGCGGCGTGTCCTTCGCGGTGGCGCCGGGCCAGGCGCTTGGCGTGATCGGGCCGTCGGGGGCGGGCAAATCGACGCTCGCCCGCGCGCTGATCGGTGCCTGGCCGGTCGGCGCGGGTTCGATCCGGCTGGGCGGTGCGACGCTGGACCAGTACGATCCCGACGTGCTGGGCAACATGATCGGCTATCTGCCGCAGCAGGTGACGCTGTTCGACGGCACCATCGCGGAAAACATCGCCCGCCTGTCGCCCGACATGGATCCGGCCCGCGTGGTGCGCGCGGCCCAGGCGGCGGCGGCGCATCAGATGATCCTGGATCTGCCGCAGGGCTATGACACGCGCATCAGCCAGGCCACCGGCCGCCTGTCGGGCGGGCAGATCCAGCGCGTCGGGCTGGCCCGCGCGCTGTATCCCGACCCGGTGATGCTGGTCCTGGACGAGCCGAACTCGAACCTCGACAACGAGGGGTCGATGGCGCTGAACGCCGCGATCCGCCGGATCAAGGCGCAGAACGGCTGCGTCATCATCATGGCGCACCGGCCCGCCGCGATCAACGAATGCGACCTGCTGCTGGTCATGGAACAGGGCATCCGCCGGGCCTTCGGGCCGCGCGACAAGGTGTTGCAGGAAATGGTGCAGAATTCGGCGCAGATCCTGAAATCGCAGGAAACCGGACGCGCAGGGGGCGTGGCATGA
- a CDS encoding polyprenyl synthetase family protein: MGVQENVQKPLDRLAEALGPEMEAVNALIRQRMSSEHAPRIPEVTAHLIEAGGKRLRPMLTLAAAKMLDYAGPYHVHLAATVEFIHTATLLHDDVVDESSQRRGRPTANLLWDNKSSVLVGDYLFARSFQLMVEPGNLRTLEILANAAATIAEGEVLQLTAAQDLRTDEAVYLQVVRGKTAALFSAATEVGGVIAGAPADQVRALFDYGDALGIAFQIVDDLLDYGGATETIGKNVGDDFRERKLTLPVIKAVARATPEERAFWSRTIEKGDQQDGDLEQALSLLSRHGAMEAARADAMLWSATAKASLAQMPPHPIRDMLSDLADFVVSRVA, encoded by the coding sequence ATGGGTGTGCAGGAAAACGTCCAGAAACCGCTGGACCGGCTGGCAGAGGCGCTCGGCCCCGAGATGGAGGCGGTCAACGCCTTGATCCGTCAGCGGATGTCCAGCGAACACGCCCCCCGCATCCCCGAGGTGACGGCCCATCTGATCGAGGCCGGCGGCAAGCGGCTGCGGCCGATGCTGACGCTGGCGGCGGCGAAGATGCTGGACTATGCCGGTCCCTATCACGTCCACCTGGCCGCGACGGTCGAATTCATCCACACCGCGACGCTGCTGCATGACGACGTGGTGGACGAAAGCAGCCAGCGGCGCGGGCGTCCGACGGCGAACCTGCTGTGGGACAACAAGTCCAGCGTGCTGGTGGGCGATTACCTGTTCGCGCGCAGCTTCCAGCTGATGGTCGAGCCCGGCAACCTGCGCACGCTGGAGATCCTGGCCAACGCCGCCGCCACGATTGCCGAGGGCGAGGTGCTGCAACTCACCGCCGCACAGGATCTGCGCACCGACGAGGCCGTCTATCTTCAGGTCGTGCGCGGCAAGACCGCCGCGCTGTTCTCGGCCGCGACCGAGGTGGGCGGCGTCATCGCGGGCGCGCCCGCCGATCAGGTGCGGGCGCTGTTCGATTACGGCGACGCTTTGGGGATCGCCTTCCAGATCGTCGACGACCTGCTGGATTACGGCGGCGCGACCGAGACCATCGGCAAGAATGTCGGCGACGATTTCCGCGAACGCAAGCTGACCCTGCCGGTCATTAAGGCCGTGGCCCGCGCCACCCCCGAGGAGCGCGCCTTCTGGTCGCGGACCATCGAAAAGGGCGACCAGCAGGACGGCGACCTGGAACAGGCGCTGTCGCTGCTGTCGCGCCACGGCGCGATGGAGGCCGCGCGCGCCGACGCGATGCTGTGGTCGGCCACCGCCAAGGCGTCGCTGGCCCAGATGCCGCCGCATCCGATCCGCGACATGCTGTCCGATCTGGCGGATTTCGTCGTCAGCCGCGTCGCCTGA
- a CDS encoding VacJ family lipoprotein, whose translation MQDGIRVNDPFESGNRRIHAFNKAFDQQVVAPVARRVSADGEGADEPGAMDLVINAGANLSLPGKVVNSLLQGRPEPAIRNFFRFAVNTTLGMGGLLDPAGKDFGLPEADTDFGETLAVWGVPEGAYLELPVLGPSTQRDAAGKVVDLLIDPVYHLLHRDAAWAAFGLRAASKAGDRARFGDTVDSVLQGSADSYAQLRLIYLMHRRHELNEGGTEIDPYADAAADDVIDPYDP comes from the coding sequence ATGCAGGACGGCATTCGCGTCAACGACCCGTTTGAATCCGGCAACCGCCGCATACATGCCTTCAACAAGGCGTTCGATCAACAGGTGGTCGCGCCGGTGGCCAGGCGGGTCTCGGCGGACGGCGAGGGGGCGGACGAACCGGGGGCCATGGATCTGGTGATCAACGCGGGGGCGAACCTGTCGCTGCCGGGCAAGGTCGTCAACAGCCTGCTGCAAGGGCGTCCCGAGCCCGCGATTCGGAATTTTTTCCGCTTTGCCGTCAACACGACGCTGGGAATGGGCGGTCTGCTGGATCCTGCCGGGAAGGATTTCGGGCTGCCCGAAGCCGACACCGATTTCGGCGAGACCCTGGCGGTCTGGGGCGTGCCCGAGGGCGCCTATCTGGAGTTGCCGGTCCTTGGCCCCTCGACCCAGCGGGACGCGGCGGGCAAGGTCGTGGATCTGCTGATCGACCCGGTCTATCATCTGCTGCACCGGGACGCGGCATGGGCGGCATTTGGCCTACGCGCGGCGTCAAAAGCCGGTGATCGGGCGCGATTCGGGGATACGGTGGATAGCGTTCTGCAAGGCAGTGCGGATAGCTATGCGCAATTGCGGCTGATCTATCTGATGCACCGCCGCCACGAATTGAACGAGGGAGGGACCGAGATTGACCCCTATGCCGACGCTGCCGCAGATGATGTCATCGACCCTTACGACCCGTGA